The following are encoded in a window of Gramella sp. MT6 genomic DNA:
- a CDS encoding ABC transporter ATP-binding protein, whose translation MITATNLSKMYNGTKVLDIEHLDIPSGQNFGLVGNNGAGKTTFFSLLLDLIQPTTGNIFNKDITVSESEDWKPFTSSFIDESFLIGYLTPEEYFYFIGDLRNRNKADIDSFLTQFEDFFNGEIIGRKKYLRDLSKGNQKKVGIVAALIGDPEVVILDEPFANLDPTTQIRLKKLLKELSQISGTTVLISSHDLIHVTEVCERIVVLDKGVIVRDMETSEATLNELEAYFSAEIAGSE comes from the coding sequence ATGATTACAGCAACCAATCTTTCAAAAATGTATAATGGCACGAAAGTGCTAGATATAGAACATTTGGATATTCCTTCAGGACAAAATTTTGGCCTTGTTGGAAACAATGGTGCAGGGAAGACTACATTTTTCAGTCTGCTTCTGGATCTTATACAGCCTACCACGGGAAATATATTCAATAAAGATATAACCGTGAGCGAAAGTGAGGATTGGAAGCCCTTCACGTCTTCTTTTATAGATGAAAGTTTCCTTATTGGGTATCTCACTCCTGAAGAATATTTTTATTTCATAGGTGATCTTAGAAACCGGAATAAGGCAGATATTGATAGCTTCCTAACGCAGTTTGAGGATTTTTTCAACGGAGAGATCATTGGCCGAAAGAAATATTTAAGAGATCTTTCTAAAGGAAACCAGAAAAAAGTAGGAATTGTGGCCGCTTTGATCGGTGATCCTGAAGTGGTGATCCTGGATGAACCATTTGCTAACCTCGATCCAACCACCCAGATAAGACTAAAAAAATTGCTGAAAGAACTTTCCCAGATCTCCGGGACTACGGTCCTGATTTCCAGTCATGATCTAATTCATGTGACAGAAGTTTGTGAACGTATCGTGGTTCTGGATAAAGGAGTTATTGTACGGGATATGGAAACGTCTGAAGCTACCCTCAATGAACTAGAGGCCTATTTTTCAGCTGAGATCGCCGGGAGTGAGTAG
- a CDS encoding polymer-forming cytoskeletal protein produces the protein MFSEAKKTKPASNQNEQNRIAAGTLITGEISGKGCFRIEGTLEGSLKTPGKVVISEGGLINGTLECDNADIEGKFKGKLLVKGVLTLRSPANIEGEVIAGKLAVEPGAVFNATCEMNGGVKPLKKENEKRSA, from the coding sequence ATGTTTTCAGAAGCAAAAAAGACCAAACCTGCAAGTAATCAGAATGAACAAAATAGAATAGCAGCCGGGACACTTATTACCGGAGAGATCTCAGGAAAAGGTTGTTTCAGGATCGAAGGCACCCTCGAAGGCAGTTTAAAGACGCCGGGTAAGGTTGTGATCAGTGAAGGAGGATTGATCAATGGAACACTGGAGTGTGATAATGCAGACATTGAAGGGAAATTTAAAGGAAAGCTTCTTGTAAAAGGAGTTTTAACCCTAAGAAGTCCTGCCAATATTGAAGGTGAGGTAATAGCCGGAAAACTGGCGGTTGAGCCTGGTGCAGTATTTAATGCGACCTGCGAAATGAATGGAGGAGTGAAGCCTCTAAAAAAAGAAAATGAAAAAAGATCCGCGTAA
- a CDS encoding AtpZ/AtpI family protein, translating to MKKDPRNKYLAFVNIALQMGIIIAAGVFAGIWLDGKFPNKYSAYTISLSLLGVFIALYQVFRAVKDLNEDE from the coding sequence ATGAAAAAAGATCCGCGTAATAAATATCTTGCTTTTGTAAATATCGCCCTTCAGATGGGCATTATCATTGCTGCAGGTGTTTTTGCCGGAATCTGGCTTGACGGGAAATTCCCTAATAAATACTCAGCTTATACCATCTCCTTGTCACTTTTAGGAGTTTTTATAGCCCTTTACCAGGTATTTCGAGCAGTTAAAGATCTTAACGAAGACGAATAA
- the atpB gene encoding F0F1 ATP synthase subunit A, whose protein sequence is MTAQKSLVISLYFALAFAIFPLFTFAQEHEQEHKSLQEAEEEFNATEMIMHHIGDAHGWHFFGEGDSAVTLPLPVILYTDNGLVTFMSSEFHHDTEGHHVVEKDGMRFVNLHEDIYRLDAGAETVEFDADHHPVNASKPWDLSITKNVAAMFLTVILMLLFFTSLARHHKKNTHAPKGFNNALETLVLFVRDDIAIPQIGEKKYMKFMPFLLTVFFFIWITNLMGLLPGAANVTGNIAVTVSLGLFTMLIMIFNGNKDFYKHTFWMPGIPTWVKPILAVVEGLGLLIKPAALMIRLFANITAGHIIILSLIGLIFILENAGIAGVSVPFALFITVLELLVAFLQAFIFTILSALFIGMAVEEHEHH, encoded by the coding sequence ATGACAGCACAGAAATCTTTAGTGATTAGCTTGTACTTTGCATTAGCATTTGCCATTTTCCCTTTGTTTACCTTCGCTCAGGAGCACGAGCAGGAGCATAAGTCACTTCAGGAGGCTGAAGAAGAGTTTAACGCTACAGAAATGATCATGCACCATATTGGTGATGCTCATGGCTGGCACTTCTTTGGAGAAGGTGATAGCGCTGTTACGCTGCCTTTACCTGTGATCCTCTATACAGATAACGGATTGGTTACTTTCATGTCCAGTGAATTTCATCATGATACAGAAGGACATCATGTGGTAGAGAAAGATGGAATGCGTTTCGTTAATCTTCATGAAGATATTTATAGGTTAGATGCAGGAGCTGAGACTGTTGAGTTTGATGCAGATCATCATCCTGTGAACGCTTCTAAACCATGGGATCTTTCTATCACGAAGAACGTTGCTGCAATGTTTCTTACGGTGATTTTAATGCTATTATTCTTTACCAGTCTAGCCAGACACCACAAGAAGAATACTCATGCGCCAAAAGGATTTAACAATGCTCTTGAAACATTAGTATTGTTCGTTAGAGATGATATCGCAATTCCACAGATCGGTGAGAAGAAGTATATGAAATTCATGCCTTTCCTGTTAACGGTATTCTTCTTTATCTGGATCACCAATTTAATGGGATTACTTCCAGGGGCGGCTAACGTGACCGGAAATATAGCGGTAACAGTTTCTTTAGGTCTTTTCACAATGTTGATCATGATCTTTAACGGGAACAAAGATTTTTATAAGCATACCTTCTGGATGCCAGGTATTCCAACATGGGTAAAGCCAATTCTTGCAGTTGTTGAGGGACTTGGGTTGCTTATTAAGCCTGCTGCACTTATGATTCGTTTATTTGCGAACATCACAGCAGGTCACATTATCATCCTGAGTTTGATCGGGTTGATCTTTATTTTAGAAAATGCGGGTATAGCCGGAGTTTCGGTTCCGTTTGCCTTATTTATAACAGTATTGGAATTGTTAGTAGCATTCCTTCAAGCGTTTATTTTTACGATTCTGTCTGCCCTGTTTATCGGGATGGCAGTTGAGGAACATGAACATCATTAA
- the atpE gene encoding ATP synthase F0 subunit C: MELLYVGLAALGAGLAVLGAGVGVGKIGGSAMDAIARQPEASGKIQTAMIIAAALVEGVALFGVVASLLGVLR, from the coding sequence ATGGAATTATTGTATGTAGGTCTTGCAGCTTTAGGAGCTGGACTAGCGGTTCTTGGAGCCGGAGTAGGTGTTGGTAAAATCGGTGGTTCTGCCATGGATGCTATCGCACGTCAGCCAGAAGCTTCTGGAAAAATCCAGACAGCTATGATTATCGCTGCTGCACTTGTAGAAGGTGTTGCTCTTTTTGGAGTGGTTGCCTCTTTACTAGGTGTATTAAGATAA
- a CDS encoding F0F1 ATP synthase subunit B codes for MDLITPEIGLFFWQTIVFLVLLFLMAKFAWKPILNSVRNREQSINDALASAENARKEMQNLRSDNEQLMKEARAERDAILREARELKEKVIADASDEAKVKADKIVADAKRSIELEKQSAMAELKNQVAELSVEIAEKIVRKELSGKNEQHQMIEKMIGDAKLN; via the coding sequence ATGGATTTAATAACTCCCGAAATTGGCTTGTTCTTCTGGCAAACCATCGTTTTCTTAGTACTACTTTTCCTTATGGCGAAATTCGCCTGGAAACCTATTCTTAATTCAGTAAGAAATAGAGAACAGTCTATCAATGATGCGTTGGCTTCAGCTGAAAATGCACGTAAGGAAATGCAGAATCTTAGATCAGACAATGAGCAGTTAATGAAAGAAGCTCGTGCTGAAAGAGATGCTATCCTTAGAGAAGCCCGTGAGTTAAAAGAAAAGGTGATTGCAGATGCTTCAGATGAAGCTAAAGTAAAAGCTGATAAAATTGTTGCAGACGCTAAAAGAAGCATTGAGCTTGAAAAGCAATCTGCAATGGCTGAATTGAAAAATCAAGTAGCCGAACTTTCAGTAGAGATTGCTGAAAAGATCGTTCGTAAAGAACTTTCAGGAAAAAATGAACAACATCAGATGATCGAGAAGATGATTGGTGATGCTAAGCTAAACTAA
- the atpH gene encoding ATP synthase F1 subunit delta, whose translation MRGTRAAQRYAKAILSLAKDKNSAEAVNKDMLTISKTVLNSRDLENMLTSPVVKDSIKRSALLEIFKDLNAVTKGAIDILLENGRINILHLVAKQYFIQFNEMNNVRQAIVTTAVPLDKELEAVILAKVKELTGSEASLKSIVDESIIGGFVLRVGDLQYDASVSRNLTRLKRELKNNTYVSKI comes from the coding sequence ATGAGAGGAACCAGAGCCGCACAACGATATGCAAAGGCGATCCTTTCTTTAGCAAAGGATAAAAATTCGGCGGAAGCTGTAAATAAGGATATGCTCACTATTTCCAAAACTGTTCTTAACAGCAGGGATCTTGAGAATATGCTTACCAGTCCTGTAGTAAAAGATAGTATTAAGAGGAGCGCCTTGCTTGAAATTTTCAAGGATCTTAATGCAGTAACCAAAGGTGCTATAGATATATTGCTGGAAAACGGAAGAATTAATATTCTTCATCTTGTTGCCAAGCAATATTTCATTCAGTTTAATGAAATGAATAACGTACGGCAGGCGATTGTTACTACTGCGGTACCTTTAGATAAAGAACTTGAAGCTGTGATCCTTGCTAAGGTTAAGGAATTAACAGGTTCTGAAGCCAGTCTTAAAAGCATCGTTGATGAAAGCATCATTGGTGGTTTTGTGTTGAGAGTAGGAGATTTGCAGTATGATGCAAGTGTCTCTCGTAACCTGACCAGGCTAAAAAGAGAATTGAAAAACAATACATACGTTTCAAAAATTTAA
- the atpA gene encoding F0F1 ATP synthase subunit alpha yields the protein MAEVNPAEVSAILKQQLSGFESKASLDEVGTVLTVGDGIANVYGLANAQYGELVQFESGLEGIVLNLEEDNVGVVLLGPAKEIKEGSTVKRTQRIASIKVGEGIVGRVVDTLGNPIDGKGPIEGETYEMPLERKAPGVIYREPVTEPLQTGIKSIDAMVPVGRGQRELVIGDRQTGKTTVCIDTILNQKEFYDAGEPVFCIYVAIGQKASTVAGIAKVLEDKGALAYTTIVAANASDPAPMQVYAPFAGAAIGEYFRDTGRPALIVYDDLSKQAVAYREVSLLLRRPPGREAYPGDVFFLHSRLLERAAKVIADDDIAKQMNDLPDVLKDKVKGGGSLTALPIIETQAGDVSAYIPTNVISITDGQIFLTSDLFNSGVRPAIDVGISVSRVGGNAQIKSMKKVAGTLKLDQAQYRELEAFAKFGSDLDAATMNVISKGKRNVEILKQGQNDPYPVENQIAIIYAGSKNLLRDVPVDKVKEFERDYLEYLDAKHRDTLDTLKAGKLTDEVIDTLTQTAKEISSKYKS from the coding sequence ATGGCAGAAGTAAATCCTGCTGAAGTATCAGCAATATTAAAACAACAATTATCAGGTTTTGAATCCAAGGCCTCTTTAGATGAAGTAGGTACCGTTCTAACCGTAGGTGACGGTATTGCTAACGTTTATGGATTGGCTAATGCTCAGTATGGAGAATTAGTACAGTTTGAAAGCGGTCTGGAAGGGATTGTTCTTAACCTTGAAGAAGACAACGTTGGGGTAGTACTTTTAGGTCCTGCAAAAGAGATCAAAGAAGGTTCTACTGTAAAAAGAACTCAGCGTATCGCTTCTATCAAAGTAGGAGAAGGAATTGTTGGCCGTGTGGTTGATACTCTGGGGAATCCAATCGATGGTAAAGGACCTATTGAAGGTGAAACTTATGAAATGCCACTTGAGCGTAAAGCTCCTGGGGTAATTTACCGTGAGCCCGTAACCGAGCCGTTACAAACTGGTATTAAATCTATCGATGCTATGGTACCGGTAGGAAGAGGACAGCGTGAGCTTGTAATTGGTGACCGTCAAACAGGTAAGACTACTGTTTGTATCGATACCATCCTTAACCAGAAAGAATTTTATGATGCCGGTGAGCCGGTATTCTGTATATATGTAGCTATTGGGCAGAAAGCCTCTACTGTAGCAGGGATCGCAAAGGTTCTTGAAGACAAGGGAGCTTTAGCTTATACTACAATTGTTGCTGCAAACGCATCAGATCCTGCTCCAATGCAGGTGTATGCTCCATTTGCAGGTGCTGCAATTGGTGAGTACTTTAGAGATACTGGTCGTCCTGCATTGATCGTTTATGATGATCTTTCCAAGCAGGCGGTTGCTTATCGTGAGGTATCTCTTTTACTTCGTCGTCCACCAGGACGTGAGGCATATCCAGGGGATGTATTTTTCCTTCACTCAAGACTTCTTGAGCGTGCTGCGAAGGTTATTGCCGATGATGATATTGCAAAACAAATGAATGACCTTCCAGATGTTCTTAAGGACAAGGTAAAAGGAGGCGGATCACTTACCGCTCTTCCAATTATCGAAACTCAGGCAGGTGACGTATCAGCATATATCCCAACCAACGTAATTTCGATTACAGATGGACAGATATTCTTAACTTCAGACTTATTTAACTCAGGGGTTCGTCCTGCGATCGACGTAGGTATCTCTGTATCTCGTGTGGGTGGTAACGCTCAGATCAAGTCTATGAAAAAAGTTGCTGGTACTTTAAAACTTGACCAGGCTCAGTATCGTGAACTTGAAGCATTTGCTAAGTTTGGATCAGACCTTGATGCCGCTACAATGAACGTTATCTCTAAAGGTAAGCGAAACGTGGAAATCCTTAAGCAGGGACAAAATGATCCTTACCCAGTAGAAAACCAGATTGCGATCATTTACGCAGGTTCTAAGAACTTATTAAGGGATGTACCGGTAGATAAGGTAAAAGAGTTTGAAAGAGACTATCTGGAATATCTTGATGCTAAGCATAGAGATACTTTAGATACTCTTAAAGCAGGAAAATTAACTGATGAAGTTATCGATACTTTAACTCAGACTGCTAAAGAAATTTCATCTAAATATAAAAGCTAG
- the atpG gene encoding ATP synthase F1 subunit gamma, whose product MANLKELRSRITSVSSTMQITKAMKMVSAAKLNKAQDAITQMRPYSEKLTQLLQDLSATLNDDAGSKYAEEREVKNVLIVAISSNKGLAGAFNTNIIKAVKYKAKNDYNAKNVDVYTLGKKANDILKKEYDVYKNNNEIYDDLSFENSSAIAEELMQLFLDEKYDKIVLVYNQFKNAATQIVQHEQFLPIERFDSEENKQLDYIFEPSKLEIVKDLIPKSLKMQLFKALRDSFASEHGARMTAMHKATENATELRDDLKLSYNKARQASITNEILEIVGGAEALNG is encoded by the coding sequence ATGGCAAACTTAAAAGAATTACGTAGCAGGATCACTTCGGTTTCCTCAACGATGCAGATTACCAAAGCCATGAAAATGGTATCGGCTGCAAAATTGAACAAGGCCCAGGATGCAATTACTCAAATGCGTCCCTATTCTGAAAAACTGACTCAGTTGCTACAGGATTTAAGTGCTACATTAAATGATGATGCGGGAAGTAAATATGCCGAGGAACGCGAAGTGAAAAATGTTTTAATCGTTGCTATTTCATCTAATAAGGGACTGGCCGGCGCTTTTAACACCAATATTATTAAAGCGGTGAAGTATAAGGCCAAGAATGATTACAATGCCAAAAATGTAGATGTCTATACCCTTGGAAAAAAGGCCAACGATATTCTGAAGAAGGAGTATGATGTATATAAGAACAATAACGAGATCTACGACGATTTAAGCTTTGAAAATTCTTCAGCGATAGCTGAGGAATTGATGCAACTTTTCCTTGACGAGAAGTATGATAAGATCGTTCTTGTATACAATCAATTTAAAAATGCAGCTACACAAATTGTCCAACATGAACAATTTTTGCCTATTGAGCGATTTGATTCTGAGGAGAACAAACAGTTGGATTATATTTTTGAACCTTCTAAACTTGAGATCGTTAAAGATCTTATTCCTAAGTCGCTAAAAATGCAATTATTTAAGGCGCTACGAGATTCTTTTGCCTCAGAACATGGCGCACGTATGACGGCTATGCACAAGGCGACTGAGAATGCCACAGAGCTTCGGGATGATCTTAAACTTTCTTATAACAAAGCACGACAGGCTTCTATTACTAACGAGATACTTGAGATCGTTGGTGGAGCAGAAGCTCTTAACGGATAA